The following DNA comes from Nitrospirota bacterium.
TGCGGGCCCGCTGCGCGCCGCATTTCAAGCGGCTGGCGTACGAGAAGGACCCCAACTCCCCCATCACCAAGGCGACCGGCTATATGGGCGGCGGATGCCTGGCCGGCACCAACTACGCCCGCGTGACGCCGAACGGCGAGCTGACGCCTTGCCCCTACATGCCGCTCTCGGCTGGCAACGTCCGCGAGAAGAGCTTCGTCGAGCTGTGGGAGAAGTCGGACATTTTCGATTCGTTCCGGTACCCGCACCTCAAAGGCAAATGCGGCGACTGCGAATACAGCGAGATTTGCGGCGGCTGCCGCGCGCGGCCCTACGTGGACCACGGCGACTGGCTCGACGAAGACCAGTGGTGCCTCTATACGCCGAAGGGGGGCGCGAAGGTGCGCGTCGCCTTCAACACGCCGGAGGAGACGGCCGTCGAATGGGACGAAGCGGCGCAGACCAGGCTCAACCGCATTCCCTACTTCCTCCGCGCCATGGTGAAAAAGGGCGTCGAGCGCCACGCCCGGGAACAGGGCATCCCGGTCGTCACCGTCGAGCTGATGGAAGAGCTGCGCAAGAAACGGTTCGGGAACGACGCGCCCGTCTTCAAAATCTAAATGTGGAATGAGGAATTAGAAATGAGGAATAGCCGTCCGCGAGAATTTCGCGATCATTCCACATTCCTAATTCCACATTCCTAATTCTTCCACCAGAATGGACGCACTTCAAAGTCTCTTCACCGACATCAATCAGCTCATTCCCATCGTCAACCATTGGCTTCATCTTCTCTCCGCCGTCATCTGGATCGGCGGGCTGGCCTTTCTCGTCATGGCCGTGACGCCGGGCCTGCAGAAGACCGTCCCCAAGGAATACATCAAACCCATCACCGACACGTTCTATAAGCAGTACAAGAAGGTCGCCGGCGCGCTGTTGGTCGTCCTGTTGTTCACCGGCGGCATCAACCTGCACTACGTCAACCAATTGCTGCTGTCGCAGACCGGCCAGGCCGTCAATCACCACGCGAAATATCTCGCGGTCTTCTTCATCAAGCTCTTCCTCGTCCTCTGCCTCCTGACCCTCTTCCTTTACACCGTCATCTTCCAGTCCAACCCGGGCGCCGAAGCCGAGGAAGAAGACAAGGAAGAGGGCTACGAAGCGATCCCTTACCAACGGGCGGCCCTGTGGATCGGCTTCTTCATCATCCTCTGCGCCGCCGCCATGAAGCATCTGCACCAGTAAGCGGGGGACGCATCGGCCTTGCTTGCCTTGAGTTTTCGCCGGCGGCCTGATGCGCTCCCTCTCGGGCTCGCACTCTGATCCGAGGCGTCCATGTCCTCTCAAGCACGTCCGGTCAAACTCACCGTCGAAGACTACATGCTGTTGCCCGACGACGGGAAGCGCCATGAACTGATTGACGGAGACCATTACGCGACCCCTTCGCCGAATACCAAACACCAGATTACATCGTCGAACCTGCGTCGGATGTTGAGCGCTTTCGTACAGGAAAAGAAAATGGGGCGGGTCTTTACCGCTCCGTTCGACGTCATCTTGTCGGATGTCGATGTCGTCCAACCGGACCTGCTGTTCATCTCATCGGCCCGGGCTTCGATCTTGACCGAAGCCAATGCTCAAGGCGCGCCCGATCTAGCAGGTTGTTGAAAAACTATTTCGGCGCCATCGAACCGCAGGACTTCGGCAGATTACAAACAGGATCAGAATAACCAGCAGGATGTTCAAAAAGACCGTCCAGCACGGCCGCAGCGAGCGAAGAGGCGAGGCGTACTCTTCGCGGTACGTTGAGCCTCTGAGCGATTTGAGAACAAAGCTGGCGGACTTTTTCAACATCCTGCCGGTCATAGAGATCGTCTCCGACAGCACAAGGAAGGTCGATGAGATCACCAAGCGGAAGAGCGACGAACACTTCGGCGTTCAGGAATACTGGGTCGTCGACCCGGTGTTGGAGACGGTCAAAGTCTATCGGATGACCGACAAGGGCTATGCGCGGGCGGCCGAGCTGACCAACGAATCCAAGGATTGCCTCACGACGCCCCTCTTGCCCGGACTGCAACTGTCTCTGGCCGAGATCTTCGGATAACGAAGCCGGATCCCGCAGCATCTTTCCTTTAAGCCACCGGCTTTCAGCTCTCAGCTCCCCACTTCCCTTGCCCCTTGCCTCATGCCCCTCGCCCAGCCATTTTTCAGCCTGCAAGAGAAGCCGAAGGCTCACTGGGACTGTATCTATCTAGATAACCCCGGTTATTGGATTCGATACGGTTCACCGGCCCGCTAGGTCTGATCACTCACCGCCGCTGTCCCTCCCGAACGAACCCATCCTTTTGCAAAATCAACGCATTCTTACCCGACGGCAAAATGTCAGGCTTTTGCTGACGCGATGGCACGGTGGTTGCTCAAT
Coding sequences within:
- a CDS encoding Uma2 family endonuclease, whose amino-acid sequence is MSSQARPVKLTVEDYMLLPDDGKRHELIDGDHYATPSPNTKHQITSSNLRRMLSAFVQEKKMGRVFTAPFDVILSDVDVVQPDLLFISSARASILTEANAQGAPDLAGC
- a CDS encoding Uma2 family endonuclease; translation: MFKKTVQHGRSERRGEAYSSRYVEPLSDLRTKLADFFNILPVIEIVSDSTRKVDEITKRKSDEHFGVQEYWVVDPVLETVKVYRMTDKGYARAAELTNESKDCLTTPLLPGLQLSLAEIFG